The following DNA comes from Rhodanobacteraceae bacterium.
TGGCGGGCTGCACCATGGCAGACCTTGAACTTGCGGCCGCTGCCGCAGGGACAGGGGTCGTTGCGGCCGGGGGTGTCGGCGGCGCGCACGGGTTGCTGTTTCAGGCCTCCGCGCTCGCGGATGGGCTGATAGTGCTTCCACAGCCGATGCGCGCCCCAGGCGGCAGCACGCATCAGGCGCAGGCGTTCCTTGCGGGTGTAGGTGTGGGCGTCGTCGTCGCCGTCGCGGCCCAGCAATACAAAGGGCGCCAGTTCCGCGCGCAGGGCCTCGTTGCGCATCATGTCTTCCACGCCTGCCGGATCCAGCGCCAGCGCGCTGCCGGCGCCGGCTGACCAGGATCTGGCGGTGCGCTGTTCGGCCTGTTCCTCGCTCTCGCTGTCGTCGGCGGGAAAGAAGT
Coding sequences within:
- a CDS encoding UPF0149 family protein; amino-acid sequence: MTETGLGSTRVDPGESEDADFDLPSFPSGLSRRDIAAGRDFWLGHVHARGGLAFDALDGFLTALSVLPHPPLPDRWMALVLGEELASARASEREEAVAWMFRMATHVGQRVRLDPAEHQSSVLPEFDFFPADDSESEEQAEQRTARSWSAGAGSALALDPAGVEDMMRNEALRAELAPFVLLGRDGDDDAHTYTRKERLRLMRAAAWGAHRLWKHYQPIRERGGLKQQPVRAADTPGRNDPCPCGSGRKFKVCHGAARH